GTCTTtgtatgatattttaatatttttatttaaattttgttccgcaacttatttttttagataaaatttaattaaaatattaatattaaaaaattaaatgggtgaattataaaaaattattctcattatttttagttaattattattaactgctattaaaatattaaaaaaattaagaaaataaaaagtgtaaagtttaaaagttttatgagtacttagatttttaaaatattataattaaacaatgaaaaaaatattttgcataTATAATTTATGTGATTATCTGGGTCTGGCCTCCAAAATTTCCCATATGTATAATAATTGGGTAACCTAATATGATTAgcaataatgaaattaaattaaattaacctAACCTAACCTGTGGAATTAGGAAAAGTCTGTAAAAAAAATTGTGGGGGTGGATGGTGAAGTGAGCAAAATTGCATCATACTCTGTCATCAATCAATCGTCATCTTTGTAGACCTttggaaaacttttcttttttccattAACAAATTAACTTCTATGGTGGTGACTGGTGAAGTCTTCGAATGAATCTTCACGAAATTATGAGTCTTTGTCCGCTTCAATTTCCTCTCTCAAATCCTCACCATACCAGTTAAATTCCGCTAATTCTTTTATCGATCGGATCGGTATTAGAACGAGcgattcaatatttttttttttaaataaattttaaaattttaaataaaaatattttatttattaatatatcaaCTCGTacagatattattattaattttaatttctagtGAGAAAGAAGAATCATGGATAGAGATGAGACAACAATGCAAGGTGCAATCTCTCCCATGGGGACCCTTTTCTAATAAAGAGAGACTGAGTCCACCCATGATTTACAtattctttttaacttttcCAAGTCAAGAGTCATCAAACCTACCACTTAGTACAAAAATGGTGAGGTTATCCATGAGATCACCACCCCATACGTCGCTGCTGATGCTCCATTCCATgcaatgtgtatatatatatatatataaattattaattaatattttaattttaaaaaattattaattaaactttACATTAAGAGAATTTATTCAAtgtgaattatatattttgattgagattgtttttaattaatgataaaatattttatataccaAATTGTGTGTGGTTCAGACTGTTTCCACCCAAAAACACAAAGCTTTTGTAGCAGTTGTTTGCAAGCCAATTTATCAAGTCCAAGAGAAGAATGGCCCTGGAGTTGTTAGCCCATTTTTCTTGGCTCATCTATTGAGACCTGGCCGAGTTTGGTTTCTTCTGCAGGACAGGAGGCAAGCTAGGCTATGGCCTCTTACTCATTTCACTGAACTTTTAGCCTTATATGGGGCGGCCCTGCAAATAGCCTCTGTCCAATTAATCCATCTTTAATCATTTAATCCATTAGTTGCATGTCtctacaattttaaaatattttatcatttaatagACTGAtcttaaagaaataaaatttaatttcaattcgataaatttaaaatacttgaattaaaattttattttaaatattaaaattgactTTATTGTCTGTCTATCGAATAAGAGAGTtgattttttaaagtaattgaatcaaaattataattttacaatttaaaattaacattTTAACCATAAATTTCAAGTCAAGGATATTGAATTTGTTTTGAGAATTGCGAGATTCAAATTTAAagcttattattaaaaaatatttaactttttatttatcaacaaaatataattatacaCTAATAAATTTAGTCTGATAATAAGTGTATCcgagtaaatttgagaggtgtcatattttattattttaaactctaaattttattttaaaaaaaataaaacctgattataatatttagaaggaataaaattataaaacaattaatttattaataatatggattcaaatttaattatttataatccaTTTTGCAAAATTTTCATGCAACTGAGCCACGTAGGAAGTCAGAACCAATTGGATTCtaggaaatttttaatttgtaataaaaaaaattattataattgtgATCTTATCCAATGTGTTTGAATTATTCATTTGACTTACTGTAACAATTCTACTTGATGGTGACTGAGACCTACTTCATCAGACTGAAAAAGTCTTCAAAATATATCAATTAGTCTTACCTCAGAGATAAATTGTCTATTTTAACTTTCAATAATTATACACAAAATTAAACGCAccgttttaattattaaaataacgtaattaaacattttaaattttattttagtaataattgtttaataaataaaattaataaatagataCCAATATTTGAAattgataattaaatataaCTTTAGCATACAATTAATAAATTGTGCTATTTTTACCTACTAAAACCTTTTTAGAATTAattctaaataataatattcctcatctttatttataagcttaatttaaaattagtaatattcggttcaaattaaaaaaaatcgattcaatttaattaatttaaaattttaatttgattttttattcatttcagttcgattcgatttttaattttaaaaattttgattatttcagtttgattcggttttagtaaaaaaaaatcgaatcaaactgattagtgataatagtatattatttttaataatatatagagattagattatattaaagttaaaatattctaattaaaatttaaaatattaaaattaaagtataaaaaataaaaaaaaattattaaaaatttaaattgataaaatcaaatcgaatcaaattgaattagactgattcgattcaatttgattttttattaaaatgattctgatttaatttttataaatattaaaattttaatttttaatttattcaattcgattagattttaaaatgaaCTGATCAAATATTTActactaatttaattaatgtatatattaatcgaatagattaatttttatcaattttaaattttatattttaaattattctatCTAACCACAAGGTTACATTactctaaaaatttaaaaaaaaaaaacagatcaattgaatttcaaaaataataaaaagacaaAGAAAAAAGATCGTTGTTTAAACTCTTCTcgaaaataatataattcaatcTAAATGTatttaattgtaaaatataaaataataaattttcaaaattgatttttaatgacaatatttaaaatattttaaaaaataatttattcaaatagcCTTAAAGTCAACAATTGTGTTAGTGTTTTATTAAGTCAACaagatttataatataatttttaatatttaaaataaaattataattaatatataaaataaaaaataatccaaCTATTTTTTTCCCGGAAATCCAAGTAGTTGTTGTGAACCGAAACCGAAAAGCACATCCCCTGTTTGTTTGCCTGGTGAAGTTCAGAAAGTGTTTGGTAGTTAGACACGTGTCACTGAAATGCGACAGCAGACATGGATAGCAGACAATGAAAAGATAGAGAAGAGGCATCAGGTAGGGATTCTTAGCTTTTTGTGCTGTTGCAATTTGATTGGCTAGAATTAGAAATTATTGTTTATTGATCTTCTTAAaggatagaaaatattttaaacggTCATTCAACTACTACTATTACCTTTAGCGACATGTTGTCTTTAATTAGGTTTCCAACTACCAGCTCTTCTTGTTCAGGAAATCAAtttcttatttatatattttatgaaattaatataattacaaataaagaaatatttttctttaaaattaattaaaaataataatttaattatttagccTCCCATTCCATATGAAAAAGATATACCCATTTGCCTGTTAATTCCTTTAATTGGATACATTGATTGCTGATTACCTTTCCtaataattttatcttaaatttcgtgatcatttttttttcataaatttattctaataataagtgtatctgaataaatatgagaaattttaaattttatttctctaatttttaatttatttaaaaaaatatatatattaattttttcgttatgagaaaaaaaaattgaagtgatacatttttattttgatgtttataattattaaatttataaattaatttaattaaaataaattactatataattttatttaattttaaaattttattaaatattttgtttaatattaatttagtaattttaacaataaatatatttataatttattaataagcaTGTCAACTATTTATCGatgatttataaatattttaaaaaatatataattatttaaaattttaaattacatgACTTTAATTTTACCATACATATATTTCACAATTAAATTACATGCAAAATTCATGGAATTTGTGAAATGTCAAATTTGAATTCCTATAATGATTGGTGTGatcgaaaatttttaaatagattcagtatatctgtaacgacccggaaaccggtacccctcagtaacggtccgaaccatcactggcactaggatccagatcggcttaaggccgccgggacccgtagtcagccaactatactctctgtgtacctgataaatcccattcataatataaaacaatactcacaatcctgtaaaactctgtaggcttaaccactgctactcagaaatgtcaatctgaaatggccctcagggcctgtaccagggactactatctgctgtggtccagggagtaacacaatctgtaacacatcccactggtatctcatcgaagccatacattaagcctaactcacacatttctcatcaagaaatgtaaaacaggattgtgtacaagggatgaatcacacatcacactatagcagtgacactagggaaagcataagtctatccagtatatgacagtacatatctatctattacattacaactaatctttcaattacatcatgtccactatcctattacaacatacattcatgcataactgtcctctgtactcttgctgactttgacttctcctagctctctcagaacctgcaaaactggggtcaagggagtgggatgagctctagagcccagtgaggaggaacaataaaacaattcattaattacatgttcgcatgaaatgcatcacatcacaatcatatcagctcaaagatgaacttgtcaccagtagccctcaactacatgttagaaTACCAATCGTGCCAAGGAGacaatgtcatcacctggtcttccacttatctctctgatatcatagcatgactaactgtgccaaggagacgaggtctcacctggtctacacttcactctgatctgacagcccagctgtctgacagcccagctgtctcactcatagtaccaggagcgacctggactatccaggggcgacctggtatggctatctcatgccataaatctgtatctgctctctgtcaagggctaaggatcatccaacattcatccacaggaataacaacatatgcaatgcatcatattcgtgaattctaatgcaacacaacctaaaatATAACATGGCAATGTATGATGCATGgagcatgctagaatcgtgtcatttctcaacaTAAAAtagttagtttagttccactcacctctgcttctctggcagatactgtactgactctgatatctctaactctgatgacctcctcgaactctcgggtccaatcctacacaaatggactcgaatgaggtgtcacacatcctttgaataactcttaaacaattccccataatcccctctaaacctctgaaactaatcacataactcatgcaaacgAAGGCTggccagaacacattcggcagcaggttcggcggccgaatgtcttctccagagccgaaactcatgcatgttcggcggcaccttcggcggccgaatgtgcatgacagatccgcaagtccattctttcggaggcacccttaggcagccgaaactacctccacaaggggttcggcggccgaatcttcacttcggcggccgaagctgggttctccagaaggcagaaccttgcttcctctcatgcacaacttctccaacacactctaatatgcataactcagcgtctcaactcacatatactctagtatatgcacaaaggggtcccaaactacctattaaccccaacaaaacaacgaACACAACACATCATCATGCGTTCACCATTAACACATCAAAACGAAACTCTAAAACCTAACCATGCAACGCTACCCTGAACCTCGTCAAAAGCTGTGAAAACcagaaaaccataaaacaagtatacagacctctcttacctcctgaaactagcAGAGGAACACCTTGAACTcaacaaatccccttcacacGCGTCAacccaccaaaacctctcttttctctcaacacCTTCAAACcctcttgcaaacgagcaaccctctgcatgagctgattaaaagcgtgcagatgagtcaagggagacgtggccaaacctctggtcatgatctggaggtgaaacacctggccaaaccacggactgaggagtgtgcacaaccaaccgaccacctcagtttcggctgccgaaactgcatgcaaaaccatgcaacgttcgggggccgaacataaccttcgggggccgaacattgggcactttcggcggccgaacttaccattcgggggccgaacatgacagaaactcctttggctaaTTCTCCTCATGacttaactcttttctgaatcaCACCTTTGACACACttaaaaccttttagaaaaccttcactcttacccttctagaacctctgacatccctgaattccacctgacggtaggaattccgatatcggatttagccgggtattacaatagtataaatttaaaagatattaaaataaattttatatattatatattgagagtattttaataaattgcaactgaatctaaataaatatttctcatcaaattaaaaagaattctattaatagttttaatatttaaaaaatcttaatcgaatttaattatttatactaaaaaaataataaagaagttatatcaaatttaatatttaaaacaaatttaattaaataatataaaatctataaaaatatatatatgttttattaataaaaatttaaaataactattttttaatttattattaaattttattcttatatataaaattaaagtttaatttatgCTTGTATAATCACACAACCATTCGttgattcggtttaaaatcaaattgaaccgaataaatcaaaaattaaaattttaatatttataaaaatcgaatcaaactgattttgattaaaaattaaattaaatcgaatcaatttaattcgattcgatttaatcggtttaaatttttaataattttttattttttaaactttatttttagtattttaaatttaattaaaatattttaattttaatataatctaatttttttatattattgaaaataatatactattatcattaattaattgatttgattcgtttttttaatttttttaaaaataaaataaaattaaattaaaataattaaaaaattaaatcaaatcgaaataaataaaatattcaattaaaattttaaattaattcaattcgatcaatttttttcgatttaaatcgaatactgATAACCTACTTACGAAATTTCTTATTAATCCATCCATTAAAACTTTGCTAATCACAACTTATTTACAGATCACATATCAAAATCCAAGAGCCTATCACCAGAtaagagaaaaacaaaaaagtgaATTGACAACAAAAagtttatttaagaaaaaaaactatttttaattataattaggattaggattaggattagcCTTTCTATAATGAGGtttgattttcattttctccGCTGTCGTTTCGGCTGCAAACGGTGTCACCTTGCCATGTCCAGACAATGTCTTTCAACGCAGGCCTGACATCCTCATCACAAAACTTGGCGTACTCCAGAGTATCGCCGGCAGATTTCGAGAACTCCACGACGGCGACATCCAAAGCTACCTCGAACACCTCCGCAGTGATCGAAAGTCGCCCTTTCCTTCCTTCCAACGGGCATTGCAATCTCATTTTGAAGTCTTTTACCTTTGATACCTTAAAATTCAAACCTTTTGCAACGGCTTCAATCTTGTTCATGATTGCACTCGCCGAGAATTTGGAAGTGAACATAGACCCTGTTTTCTTCTTGTTCTCAAAAAGATTCGACAAATCAAACCCAGAAGACATCgaagaaataaactcaaaagCGTTGAAGAATTTTGGCGAGGAAACTTTAGCCATGACTGCAGATAAAGCTTcgtcttcttcctcctctgtttttTCTGGGTTTGAGATTGCTTGGAAAGAAAACGCTAGTGGTCTTGTGAATCCCTTGCGAAACCAGGGAACTCGCGTTATTGCTGGTATTGTGATTCTTCTTTCTGGGTCAGAAACCAGAAGTCTGGAAATCAAGCGTTTAGCTTCAGTGGAAATCCATGGCGGACACTCAAATTCTGCTTTGAATATTTGTCTGTACATTTTCATGACATTCTCATCCCGAAATGGCAAAAACCCAGCAAGAAGAACGTAAAGGATTACCCCACAAGACCAAATATCGGCTCTTGATCCATCGTATCCTTTCTTTCTCAAAACCTCCGGCGCTACATACGCCGGAGTACCACACTGCGTATGAAGAAGCCCGTCGATGCGTAAGTGTTCCGGCAAGGCTGATAGCCCAAAATCAGAGATTTTGAGATCTCCATTTTCATCTAATAACAGATTCTCCGGCTTCAAGTCTCGATGACAAACGCCTCTGCTATGGCAAAAGTCGACTGCGCTGGTGAGCTGTTGAAAATACTTACGAGCAACATCCTCTTTGAGCTTCCCCTTAGCTACCTTAGCGAAGAGCTCGCCGCCGCGGACGTATTCCATAACGAAGAAGATCTTGGATTTTGTAGCTAACACTTCTTTGAGCTCAACAATATTTGGGTGTCGAACTAATCTCATAACAGAGATTTCTCTTTTGATCTGCTCCATCATCCCTTCCTTCTTCACTTGATCTTTATTGATAACTTTGATAGCTACGCTTTCTCCAGTTGCGAGGTTTTTGCCATAGTACACcttggcaaaagtccccatCCCCAATAGCCTTCCCATCTCATACTTGTCAAACAGAACATGCCTCTCTTCCATGGCTGAAaccaacttcttcttcttctccttctaaaATCAGAAATGAGACGTTTTGTGAATCAATATGGGAGCTGAGTGGGAGCTCAGTTTACAGAActagatgaagaagaagaagaagagaggctAAAGAGCTATTCATTTTTCAAGGGAGCTTGTGAGGCagatcaattaattaaatatttataaagtatAACTAACCTCTTTGCCTCGTTGGCGTTAGAGTCCCATCCAAGGCTCATAGTCGtccaattcaaatttcaatcaaattaatttatatataattaaaaagtaaatttgcTTTAAACCTAAATTAATGTTTAGGTATTATATGataacttatttaaaatatgaaaattattagcaataattaaagtttttgaaattaattaatttatatattgaaatttataataaattgttGTATTCTTACTATtttaataattgtaataaaatattattataaaattacggataaatttaaaaaaaagagtaaaagcAGTACTTTATAATCAATTTAAACGTTAGAAGAcagtaatctttttttttttaggccTCTGCATGTGCTTACATGTGTCCCATCTTTAGGCAAATTTCTTTTCCCCCAAACAGAATTGGATTTTGATTTTTCAATCCTACGTTTGTGGAGATTCCATAATCTCCCATTTACAGACTGTttgtttggattttttttttaaacttgtaTTTATCATTTCCCACCATTCTAGATTTTCTTTTTGGTATATAGTATCTGAAACTTAGTTCGTCTAATTTAAATTAGCATCGGTAGGTCATTAAGcagtagaatttaaaattataataaaaattatgataccAAAAAGTTTGGtatcaattttattatatttaataataaaattataataaaaaaaacaatcaTTTGTTTTTTCTCAAAGTTAGTACTATCAACTACCTTTATATTGTTATTTGCTTAATCAACACTTCATAATTAAAGAACATAGTCTTATTTTGaccttcttaaaaaaaaaaaaaatttgaaaaataaaataatacacgACAAAATAATAGCAAGGGAAACTAAACTGTGTAGAGGAGAATATTCTgggttagggttagggttaggATGGTGACATCGTTCATATTTTTCGATTTCCATAAGTGCAACCTTGCAGATGAGTTGGAAAAGCAAGTGAACCTAATTTAGCAAAAATGGCATTTATCTTGGGACACATGGAACTCCCTAAATGGCAAAAGCTTATCCAATTATTTGatcgaaaaatattatttttctaaggaaaaagtttaattattacatattttttaattttgaaataatttcaaaattcacGTGTATACTTTTGAAATAATCCATTGTTCATGTTACCCAGTATTAGATTCatataataaacaaataaaataatattgtttATATATCAGtacataatttcttttttaaaaaaaaattagaaatcgAGAGAATAGGAtctaaaacttttaaatttattcagatatataTACCATCCGACTAAATCTGCATATATTattacataatttatttattattttataagattATTCTTGTTCTTACCGGATTTATATAAAACGCTGAATTTATATATGAATTACATAATTGAGAAAGCCCAAAACAGTTTGGGCTACGCTCAAATTGAGAAAGCCCAAAACGGAGAATTTCAATTCGGAGAAGCGAAGCCCTAAAAATCACAAAGAAAAAGGGCGGAAAGGGAAGGTAGAGCATTTGGAATTCGAATAACTGGTTAGTCATCGGTTGAAGAGAAGAAGCAGATGGGCGAATAGCAAGTTGTGAAATTCATTGAAACTTAGTCGAAGAAGAAAGGTTTTAAGCAAGCGAAACTCGCTTTCCATGATGAAGTTCAGTACAACTCCAATGCCAACTCCGTTCCCGATCTCTCCCTCTCTCAGCTGTCTCTTTGTGTTCTATTTGTCTTCATTTCGTAATGTGCTCAACTgggtatttttctttatttacagTGTATATGCTGTTCCCAGTGAAGGTCCAACTCCCTAAGAGatcattttaaatttcatcaataataataagcaTGGAGAATGCCAATAGATGAAAATTATTACTGTATGCGTGTAAAAGTTGGTGAATTAATTGGTTGAGCTGTTAGAAGACTCAAAATTTTAATGAGTTTAATTTAAAAGCGGGGAATCTGTGGACATTAATTGCTGAATTAGGAGAATTCCTTCTTCGGGGAATGCCAAATGCTCTTCTTTTTCGGTTACTTATATAAGTTTAATTATACTCTTCAATGGATGAATTTAATATATGTATG
The genomic region above belongs to Manihot esculenta cultivar AM560-2 chromosome 3, M.esculenta_v8, whole genome shotgun sequence and contains:
- the LOC110610940 gene encoding CBL-interacting serine/threonine-protein kinase 5 codes for the protein MEERHVLFDKYEMGRLLGMGTFAKVYYGKNLATGESVAIKVINKDQVKKEGMMEQIKREISVMRLVRHPNIVELKEVLATKSKIFFVMEYVRGGELFAKVAKGKLKEDVARKYFQQLTSAVDFCHSRGVCHRDLKPENLLLDENGDLKISDFGLSALPEHLRIDGLLHTQCGTPAYVAPEVLRKKGYDGSRADIWSCGVILYVLLAGFLPFRDENVMKMYRQIFKAEFECPPWISTEAKRLISRLLVSDPERRITIPAITRVPWFRKGFTRPLAFSFQAISNPEKTEEEEDEALSAVMAKVSSPKFFNAFEFISSMSSGFDLSNLFENKKKTGSMFTSKFSASAIMNKIEAVAKGLNFKVSKVKDFKMRLQCPLEGRKGRLSITAEVFEVALDVAVVEFSKSAGDTLEYAKFCDEDVRPALKDIVWTWQGDTVCSRNDSGENENQTSL